One segment of uncultured Tolumonas sp. DNA contains the following:
- the crcB gene encoding fluoride efflux transporter CrcB, producing the protein MLYSILAISLGASAGAVSRWFLGLGLNALFPTIPLGTLAANLLGGYLIGLAITFFAGNPSLPPEWRLLVITGFLGGLTTFSTFSAEVTSLLQQGRLAWAGAAISVHVLGSLAMTLLGMASMNLLQRVP; encoded by the coding sequence ATGTTGTATTCGATTTTAGCCATCAGTCTTGGTGCTTCTGCCGGTGCCGTCAGCCGTTGGTTTTTAGGTTTGGGGCTGAATGCGCTATTTCCCACCATTCCACTGGGTACATTAGCGGCTAATTTACTCGGTGGTTATCTGATCGGTTTGGCAATCACCTTTTTTGCAGGTAACCCCAGTTTGCCACCGGAATGGCGTCTGCTCGTGATCACGGGTTTCCTCGGTGGTTTGACTACCTTTTCAACTTTTTCTGCCGAAGTAACCAGCTTATTGCAACAAGGCCGTTTAGCTTGGGCTGGTGCCGCGATTTCTGTACATGTATTGGGTTCACTGGCGATGACATTATTGGGTATGGCCTCGATGAACTTATTACAACGAGTGCCTTAG
- a CDS encoding DUF190 domain-containing protein: protein MQGFKLTFFTQQDRAVHGQSLALWLLEQAKEIGIRGATLTAASEGFGHDKKLHSVHFFELTEQPLQVTMAVTAEEAELMFALLKKENLNIFYTQAAIEFGMSGER, encoded by the coding sequence ATGCAAGGCTTTAAGCTAACGTTCTTCACACAGCAAGACCGCGCTGTTCATGGTCAGTCACTGGCGTTATGGCTACTCGAGCAAGCGAAAGAAATCGGCATTCGTGGTGCAACGCTGACAGCGGCCAGTGAAGGTTTTGGCCACGACAAAAAACTGCATTCGGTACATTTTTTTGAGCTAACCGAGCAACCGTTACAAGTGACCATGGCGGTTACTGCTGAAGAAGCTGAGTTGATGTTTGCGTTACTGAAAAAAGAGAATCTTAATATTTTCTACACGCAGGCCGCGATCGAATTTGGTATGTCAGGAGAGCGCTGA
- a CDS encoding DUF2892 domain-containing protein, whose product MTVDKAVRAFAGVMVLVSVALTYWLSPWFILLTLFVGANMIQSSFTGFCPAEMFFRKMGLKD is encoded by the coding sequence ATGACGGTCGATAAAGCAGTACGTGCCTTTGCCGGGGTGATGGTTTTAGTCTCGGTGGCACTGACTTACTGGCTCAGCCCATGGTTTATACTATTAACCCTGTTTGTCGGGGCGAATATGATTCAAAGCTCTTTCACCGGCTTTTGTCCGGCTGAAATGTTTTTCCGGAAAATGGGGCTTAAAGATTAA
- a CDS encoding efflux RND transporter periplasmic adaptor subunit: MRHFLVLLIFCTGSVCMNAVNAEPAPSVSETLTVQPANVPDWLVMDGRIEPIAQGTVSAQTSGRVSAISVDVNDVVPSGHLLVEITNTSQTAGQDQAKAAVKAAEVRYNDAERQRLRLVDLVQKGSVSRREYDSATTEAQAAASVLKQARAELVQAGENLGFTRIVAPYAGVVSARHVALGETVNPGQPLLSGYAFENMRVVASLPARYVSQLKETTPLQITFPDGQVIPLLQHQLYQFADPTSHSFTLRADLPKQTTPVWHNGSWVKLAMPLDSKPKLLLPENAVLRQNELSAVYIAEKNGFVLRQVRLGRHYDGQIEILAGLNSGDVIAKDAYAVIAQQGGLYAP, translated from the coding sequence ATGCGACACTTTCTGGTACTCCTCATATTTTGTACGGGCTCAGTCTGCATGAATGCGGTGAATGCCGAACCAGCCCCTTCTGTCTCAGAGACACTCACAGTGCAACCAGCTAATGTGCCAGACTGGCTTGTAATGGATGGCAGAATCGAGCCAATTGCTCAGGGAACAGTTTCTGCGCAGACCAGTGGTAGAGTGAGCGCCATTAGCGTCGATGTGAATGATGTGGTGCCCAGTGGCCATCTGTTAGTGGAAATCACCAACACCTCACAAACCGCCGGACAAGACCAAGCCAAAGCGGCGGTGAAAGCGGCGGAAGTGCGTTATAACGATGCAGAACGGCAACGGTTACGACTGGTTGATTTAGTCCAAAAAGGCTCCGTTTCACGCCGCGAATACGACAGTGCCACCACGGAAGCACAAGCCGCCGCCAGTGTGCTCAAGCAAGCACGAGCTGAGCTAGTTCAGGCTGGTGAGAATCTCGGTTTTACCCGCATTGTGGCCCCCTACGCTGGCGTGGTGTCCGCCCGTCATGTAGCGTTAGGGGAAACCGTTAACCCTGGCCAGCCACTACTCAGTGGTTATGCCTTCGAAAACATGCGCGTGGTAGCGTCTCTTCCGGCACGTTACGTCAGCCAGTTAAAAGAGACAACACCGTTACAGATCACCTTTCCTGATGGCCAAGTCATTCCACTGTTGCAGCATCAACTGTATCAGTTCGCTGATCCGACCAGTCACAGTTTTACCTTACGCGCGGATCTGCCCAAACAAACCACTCCGGTTTGGCACAATGGCAGCTGGGTGAAATTAGCCATGCCATTAGACAGCAAGCCGAAGCTGCTGCTCCCGGAAAATGCGGTGTTACGGCAAAACGAGTTGTCGGCGGTGTATATAGCGGAAAAAAACGGTTTTGTATTACGGCAAGTGCGCTTAGGCCGCCACTATGACGGGCAAATCGAGATCCTTGCTGGTTTGAACTCCGGTGACGTGATTGCCAAAGATGCCTATGCCGTTATCGCTCAGCAGGGAGGCCTGTATGCGCCCTGA